One genomic window of Hydra vulgaris chromosome 03, alternate assembly HydraT2T_AEP includes the following:
- the LOC100214687 gene encoding general transcription factor IIE subunit 1, with protein MNNEQMKIEEPDLLTEVPPILKRLAKTVAYALYEPEQIVTINILTKYPCIDEDTLMEKLQFDKRQLRQVLGRLKNDKLVKQRVVKEKQQDTGVLNVYNFYFINYNLFVNVVKYRLDHMRKKLENEEQQAKNRPSFQCEQCSKTFSDLEVDRLLDFSTGLFKCTFCNGLVEEDVSYIKNYSSSSSLAKFNEQLETIFKLLRQCENINLAPEVLEPTPSTAALKMSSSAKSHSHSKSGWSNDRKSIDIYNQKIQINVGAEVEQAEAKVIKELPVWLSQSTVFEEKSNENFFTNTSDIKANIDKSNGVTEDHEIMSDLLVYESSSKKPRLESPAEVAAHESSDSEPDSDIFSDVLTKDVKKSEEEDGEVTVRVGELKIPLSEVNDDIISKMSDGERDIYYKLYNEAYEQFY; from the coding sequence ATGAATAACGAGCAAATGAAAATTGAAGAGCCAGATTTACTGACAGAAGTACCACCTATCCTAAAGAGATTAGCTAAAACAGTTGCATATGCTCTTTACGAGCCTGAACAAATAGTtactataaacatattaacaaaatatcCGTGTATTGATGAAGACACACTTATGGAAAAACTTCAATTTGATAAAAGGCAATTAAGACAAGTTCTCGGACGACTAAAAAACGATAAATTAGTAAAGCAAAGAGTTGTTAAAGAAAAACAGCAAGACACTGGTGTTTTAAATGTgtataatttctattttattaattacaatttGTTTGTTAACGTAGTAAAATATAGATTAGATCACATgcgaaaaaaactagaaaatgaaGAACAACAAGCAAAGAATCGCCCATCATTCCAGTGCGAGCAGTGCAGTAAAACATTTAGTGATTTAGAGGTTGATCGTTTGCTTGATTTTTCCACTGGCTTGTTTAAGTGCACTTTTTGTAATGGTCTTGTTGAAGAGGAtgttagttatataaaaaattatagtagcAGTTCATCTTTAGCAAAATTTAATGAACAACtagaaactatttttaagttaCTTCGACAATGTGAAAATATAAACCTTGCACCTGAAGTATTGGAGCCTACTCCTTCAACTGCTGCATTAAAGATGTCATCGTCAGCAAAGTCACATTCACATTCAAAATCTGGTTGGTCTAATGATCGTAAATCAATTgatatatacaatcaaaaaataCAGATAAATGTTGGTGCGGAAGTTGAGCAAGCTGAAGCAAAAGTCATAAAAGAACTTCCTGTATGGCTATCACAAAGCACTGTTTTCGAAGAAAAATCAAACGAGAATTTTTTTACCAACACTTCTGATATCAAAGCCAATATCGATAAAAGTAATGGAGTAACAGAAGATCATGAAATAATGTCAGATTTACTTGTTTATGAATCTTCTAGTAAAAAACCAAGGTTAGAAAGCCCTGCTGAGGTTGCAGCACATGAAAGTTCAGATAGTGAGCCTGATTCAGATATTTTTAGTGATGTCTTAacaaaagatgttaaaaaaagtgaGGAGGAAGATGGCGAGGTTACTGTTCGAGTTGGAGAGCTAAAAATTCCACTTTCTGAAGTTAATGAtgatattatttctaaaatgtcTGACGGTGAGCgagatatttattataaactatacaATGAGGCATATGAacaattttattga
- the LOC136078666 gene encoding uncharacterized protein LOC136078666, protein MNIKYRKREKTSKYTIEQQIKAKKRSRKLVNQLYNTKSLLVIDDEKYFCFAGDNMAVNSGCYTNNKKTCPESVRIIGKEKFPKQLLMWIAISDRGMSEPLFRTSKAVATNSSIYINECLEKRLLPFIHKYHGDFNYLFWPDLASSHYSKDSLNWMDQYVYYVDKESNPPNVPQARPIENFWGHLAQKVYKGDWQISTEQVLIDRIKLKLREIDLNFLQSHMNGVRAKLRSIADGGVFSYKK, encoded by the coding sequence atgaatattaaatatagaaaacgTGAAAAGACTTCAAAATACACTATAGAACAACAAATAAAGGCAAAGAAAAGAAGCAGGAAACTAGTTAACCAACTCTATAACACAAAATCGCTTCTAGTCATCGATGacgaaaaatacttttgttttgcaGGGGACAACATGGCTGTAAATTCTGGATGCTACacaaacaacaaaaagacaTGCCCAGAAAGTGTTCGTATTATAGGAAAAGAGAAATTtccaaaacaattattaatgtGGATAGCCATATCTGACCGTGGTATGTCCGAGCCATTGTTTCGCACTTCCAAGGCTGTAGCGACCAATTCATCaatctatattaatgaatgttTAGAAAAACGACTTCTTCCATTTATTCACAAGTATCATGGAGactttaactatttattttggcCAGATTTAGCAAGTTCTCATTATTCTAAAGATTCTCTAAATTGGATGGACCAATATGTCTATTACGTTGATAAAGAATCCAATCCCCCAAATGTGCCTCAAGCACGaccaattgaaaatttttgggGACATTTGGCACAGAAGGTTTACAAGGGAGATTGGCAAATTTCAACAGAGCAAGTTTTGATTGATCGCATTAAACTAAAACTACGAGAAattgatttaaactttttacagtCACATATGAATGGCGTCAGAGCAAAATTGAGATCAATTGCAGATGGTGgtgttttttcatataaaaaataa